The DNA region ggagttccccaatgtgcccctcatgggcacaaagggaatcatttcttataatccagtacttgctaggagacaactcggttaccctatgaaggacaagcctcctaacattcttttagaaggtattttcttgagggataacgaggaggaccctaccatgaaagagagagtagtaagagcttggcatcgtgtttgtcgcaaagggagacttgaattgggtaagaaagattgtacctcctatgagccgtacctccagtggatcagagccagagctatacagttgaaaatgccatacccaccccgctccgttgaagaccccctaccttccgctagaggacaaagaagaactccaagccaccttggagagggtcaagaaagagagagacgcttggaaggataaggcccaggtgctcgaaatggaaaatgaagaacttcagagacagttaaaggagcagagtggagaagatcgtgcaggtaaacgtccaagggtgcaagaggatttattttcctcaggcacaacagattactcccagattccacagtcctcaggtgcatggaaaggtcttgtagacagtttggtgaaggagaaagcttttatgcagaaggcctatgaagaaagaattgagagacttgaaggaaaactcctacttgtttatgctcgtcctgatgacacatgtccttaaatggttttcttggttgtattttgggttgataattttgtatattttgataaaaatgcttaaaatgaaaatttttgttttgttatcaaaaatgtttgcaattctatcttttccttcacttagagttccttggaaaatcattcattttgcatatccatgcatcacatgcatacaggttgtctgtcttggttcagtcttctaacagttgcttcccgccagcagatccatttcaagctgacgcataattacaacacaagagccaactataaaagaagaatggagataacagataacgagaaccgagaattgaaagctcaggttgaccgcctttctgctatggtcgagacattgatagaaaaccaagcagcccaagctgctcaacttcaaacagcacaagctcaggttgccgaagcacaagatgcacagatccaggcgcaagcacaggcagcagagatgcgcaaccaaatgttaaccgcccgtctacaagcagaggaagcccagctagggctcaagttcataattcaggacagacttcggcacagaatcaacctcaaattcagaatcagacaacagcagcacccgtcactacagtcatcgcttcagaaatcacgctgtcccagtcacttctgttaccatcacagcatcccgtccttggaaatacccagggatcttaatcaagatagatatcaacaagagttcgttccaccaaatgctcctgtcttcactaatgtgcctcccgttgttcactatactcctcacctaggagaacctgtctatcacggccctaccccaagtgaggatcctggtctcaatgatagaatggatgaattccaggatcagtttgcggaattacaaaaagagataaaatctcttcgagggaaagacagaatggcgactggagtagttatgaagaactggaccgcagttgacatcccacattgtgtccacatatcaaagtaattaagcttttcagttttcaaaaatcttccgctttagcccaaagcgcgaagcattaattttgtaaaatgggcacttttgtcaaaaacgtactatccatgaaaaagatcttttgtgttcctatacacttgtgtccttttatcttttcagctttttcggaaaatggtaacacaaaaaaaaccttaaaaagaacacatttttgcatgtcatggtGAGTCGTCTAAAAATaattgtttgtacaggttacttaaacccgttgaacacaatgacatcatgccctctcccaactttgaacattctgtattcgaagctgaagaggaagagtgggatgagattccagaagaggtcgcccgccagcttgaaaatgaagaagacactattcagccatacaaggagcctttggaaacagtcaacttgggttcggaagaaaatgtgaaagaagtcaaaattggagcattgttatccccacaggtcaaggagcaattgatcagcctgttgaaagagtatgtagatgtgtttgcttggtcttatcaagatatgcctggtctcgacactgacatcgtagagcacaagctacctttgaagccagaatgtccaccggtcaaacagaaattaagaagaacacatccagatatggccgtcaaaattaaagaagaagttctgaagcaaatagatgctggttttcttgccacttcagtgtatccagagtggatagcaaatattgtgccagttcctaagaaggacgggaaggtacgaatgtgtgtcgactatcgtgacttaaatagagcaagcccaaaggatgatttccccctgcctcacattgacatgttggtagacaatacagcaaagtttgacatattctccttcatggacggattctccgggtataaccagatcaaaatggctcccgaagacatggaaaaaactacattcataacaccatggggaacattctgttatcaagtgatgccgtttgggttgaagaacgcaggtgctacttaccagcgagccatgacaacgctctttcacgacatgatgcacaaagagattgaggtttatgtggatgacatgatcgcgaagtctcgttcagaagaaggtcacttagtagatctattgaagctgtttcaacgattgaggaagttccgtcttcgcctcaatccgaacaaatgcacatttggcgtcaggtcaggtaaactcttgggcttcattgtcagccaaaaaggcattgaagttgatccagataaagtaaaagctatccaagagatgcccgcaccaaaaacagaaaggcaagtgagaggttttctaggacgattgaattacatatcccggtttatttctcacatgactgccacttgtgaacctatcttcaaattgctgagaaagagtcagaattgtgtttggacagaggattgtcagaaagcatttgacagtatcaaagagtacctcatggagcctcctatcttgttaccacctgttgctggaagaccgttggttatgtatttgacagtgcttgagaattctatgggctgtattctgggtcaacaagacgaaactggaaagaaagagcatgccatttactacttaagcaagaaatttactgactgtgaatcacgatactccttactcgagaagacatgttgtgcattggcttgggctgctaagagattgaggcagtatatgttaagtcacaccacttggttgatatccaaaatggatccaatcaagtacatttttgagaagcctgcactcactggtaagattgcaagatggcagatgctgttatcagaatacgacattgagtatcatacccagaaagctatcaagagcagtgtgttggctgagtaccttgctcaccaacccgttgaagatcacgatgataatgaggatgagtttcctgatgaagatgtcatgttcctaaaatccagagattgtaaagagccacttcctgaagaagggcctgaaccagattctcaatggggtttagtatttgatggagcttccaacgtttatggacatggagtaggtgcagtcattatcactccagaaggttctcatattcctttcacggcaagaatttgctttgaatgtacaaacaacattgctgaatatgaagcctgtatcatgggtcttgaagaagccattgacctccgcatcaaaaatcttactgtttatggtgactcagcgttagttatcaatcagatcaaaggagaatgggaaacacgccaccctggcttgatcccatacaaagactatgcaagaagattgttgactttcttcaccaaggttgaattgcatcacattcctcgggatgagaatcatatggcggatgctctagctacgttgtcttcaatgtatcaagtgggttttccaaacgaagtacccagaattgtgatcaagcgacttgatagaccagcacatgtgtttacagctgaggccagttttgatgataaaccatggtaccacgatatcaagcatttccttcagactcaggagtatcctcttggagcaacagaaaaagataaaaagactttgagaagattgtcaggcagtttcttccttaatcagaatgtgctctataagaggaattatgacatggtcttactcagatgtgttgacaaaaaggaagcagaaatgttgatgaaagaagttcacgaagggtcctttggtactcatgcaaatggccactctatgtcaagaaagatgttgagagctggttactactggttgaccatggaatcagattgctacaaatttgtaaagaagtgtcacaaatgtcagatctacgctgataaggttcatgtaccaccaacctttttgaatgtgatttctgctccttggccattctcaatgtggggcattgacatgatcggtatgattgaacccaaagcttccaacggacaccgtttcattctcgtggcaattgattacttcaccaaatgggtggaagcagcttcgtatgcaaaggtgacaaagcaagtggtggtcagattcatcaaaaataatctcatttgccgatatggcattccaaacaagatcatcactgacaatggctccaatctgaacaacaaaatgatggatgaattatgtgaaagtttcaggatcgagcatcacaactcttctccttaccgtcccaagatgaatggggcagttgaagctgcaaataagaatatcaagaagatcattcaaaagatggttgttacctacaaagattggcatgaaatgctgccttttgcactacacggatatagaacatcagtccgtacttcaactggggcaaccccattttcacttgtatacggtatggaagctgtgttaccgatagaggttgaaattccatcaatgaggatactaatggaaactcagttgtcagaggctgaatggtgtcaaagcagatacgatcagttgaatttgattgaagaaaaaagaatgactgccttgtgccatggacagttatatcaaaagagaatgaagcaggcatttgataggaaggttaagccgagagaattcaaagagggtgaccttgtgctcaagaagatgatactatttcacaatgattctaggggcaagtggactcctaactatgaaggaccctatgttgtcaagaaagccttctcaggcggtgctttaattcttacaaacatggatggtgaagagcttccacgtcccgtgaatacagatgcagtcaagaaatacttcgcctaaaaaatgaaaagaacagctcgctaagttgaaaacccgaaagggcggcttaggcaaaaatgagcgtctcggtggactgaaaacctgaaagggcggtccaagcagaaattagagacataaaaaaacaaagagaatattatcccggtagattgaaaacccgaaagggcaatctaggcaaaagttagggatttcaggcaagtaactgcataacagagataagatcattgaagtatcagaatattttcaacagttctccaactttctcaaggctgcaatacaggtcaaaagtggaagagagaatgatgtcattgtagttcaacgtaccctttttccacgaaattaccattttccaatttgtaaagatctatggaatcacgctgttggctgattaccatcctatcaaatcaatttgagcctttctatatttcttggcactcttaattttcatttcaatttacgaaagttcttttactttgacagatatgttttgaaacaaaagttttgaattaaaaacagtttttgaaaaatataaagattatttattttgatttgtggacatcaataaaaggattgagacatgtggtcccagtaattctgaaatcatgtgattccaactagacatgttcatattactatccttatatgtatatgatgaaaaaatctccacaggtgtcttggcagtaatatttctccagcagaggttgtgattctggatatccccagctatgcttcctagttttcctcaagagatcatgcaagaaatatttcaagaagtttattcccttcacttggggcatgaagactccccagttaattgatcatgaagactccccagtttaattgatcatgaagactccccggttaattgatcatgaagactttgatccaggttttaagttacagatttggcctatgggattactacaggtatttccccagtaatttattaagcgggatcagcaatgtccccagcagaggatgagaaggaagatttgatttccctgagcaggagtaatacagaggtctccatccctcagcgagtgaagaaagttgatattcagaaactacagggaatctcctgttgttctctgtccattcaatagaaggatatgtctcctcctcagtaatgttttgtagtaaaagaagagtgtgttatgcattttaagcaaattcaagaattgcaggatttctcctaaattctcatttatattcaaaggtcagacatcactgttccccggcagagtctcctagaggaaagatctcgtaaccagatatcagacaccataatcccctgcagagtcttcagatacagaaagtctccatgataattaaagcaaaaaaatcaaggatagatttcccctatattcttattccctggaaagataccacctatccccagcggactttatccccagcggagtcttccagaagaataatcccttctgcattatcagcaaattcaagaattgtaggacttctcttacaatatcatcttatttccagaggataacaccttgtatccccagcggagtcctcagaaaggtccaatcctcatatacctcacaaattcaagaaccacagggaatctcctgcatttttgaagtagaaggcatctccattcttctacggaatcctcagcagagacagacttttaaagaaacctggatatggtgctcttgtaccaattccccagcaagtctttgtactactccctagcgagtctcagtgcaaatctccagcaagtccttatgcagctgttaacatttttagttattcctagttttgtctgtccatcatgcattcattactaaatattcatgcatatctatgacatatcatgcttgcattcatatgcaccttgtttccttgtttatattgtgggttgagtcaatctctccatatagagtatcctcatcagcagcaaaatac from Lathyrus oleraceus cultivar Zhongwan6 chromosome 1, CAAS_Psat_ZW6_1.0, whole genome shotgun sequence includes:
- the LOC127115624 gene encoding uncharacterized protein LOC127115624, with amino-acid sequence MCVDYRDLNRASPKDDFPLPHIDMLVDNTAKFDIFSFMDGFSGYNQIKMAPEDMEKTTFITPWGTFCYQVMPFGLKNAGATYQRAMTTLFHDMMHKEIEVYVDDMIAKSRSEEGHLVDLLKLFQRLRKFRLRLNPNKCTFGVRSGKLLGFIVSQKGIEVDPDKVKAIQEMPAPKTERQVRGFLGRLNYISRFISHMTATCEPIFKLLRKSQNCVWTEDCQKAFDSIKEYLMEPPILLPPVAGRPLVMYLTVLENSMGCILGQQDETGKKEHAIYYLSKKFTDCESRYSLLEKTCCALAWAAKRLRQYMLSHTTWLISKMDPIKYIFEKPALTGKIARWQMLLSEYDIEYHTQKAIKSSVLAEYLAHQPVEDHDDNEDEFPDEDVMFLKSRDCKEPLPEEGPEPDSQWGLVFDGASNVYGHGVGAVIITPEGSHIPFTARICFECTNNIAEYEACIMGLEEAIDLRIKNLTVYGDSALVINQIKGEWETRHPGLIPYKDYARRLLTFFTKVELHHIPRDENHMADALATLSSMYQVGFPNEVPRIVIKRLDRPAHVFTAEASFDDKPWYHDIKHFLQTQEYPLGATEKDKKTLRRLSGSFFLNQNVLYKRNYDMVLLRCVDKKEAEMLMKEVHEGSFGTHANGHSMSRKMLRAGYYWLTMESDCYKFVKKCHKCQIYADKVHVPPTFLNVISAPWPFSMWGIDMIGMIEPKASNGHRFILVAIDYFTKWVEAASYAKVTKQVVVRFIKNNLICRYGIPNKIITDNGSNLNNKMMDELCESFRIEHHNSSPYRPKMNGAVEAANKNIKKIIQKMVVTYKDWHEMLPFALHGYRTSVRTSTGATPFSLVYGMEAVLPIEVEIPSMRILMETQLSEAEWCQSRYDQLNLIEEKRMTALCHGQLYQKRMKQAFDRKVKPREFKEGDLVLKKMILFHNDSRGKWTPNYEGPYVVKKAFSGGALILTNMDGEELPRPVNTDAVKK